Proteins co-encoded in one Sulfurospirillum arsenophilum NBRC 109478 genomic window:
- a CDS encoding response regulator transcription factor: MTNVLMIEDDLELAEILMEYLEQFDIAITIADDPYLGLSTLDTQKFDLVILDLTLPGLDGLEVCKEIRKRHTVPIIISSARTDITDKVTALENGADDYLPKPYNPRELQARIMSLLRRQKGVVATEQSVQKPKDLILNEEQMIILLHGKELHLTAAEYGILGYLMKKEGGVVSREELIYNIEAISEETTNKSIDVIIGRIRQKLGENPKEPTYIHAVRGVGYKFLQ, translated from the coding sequence ATGACAAATGTTTTGATGATCGAAGATGATTTAGAACTTGCCGAGATTTTGATGGAATATTTAGAACAATTTGATATTGCAATTACCATCGCCGATGATCCTTATCTGGGACTTTCAACGCTCGATACTCAAAAATTTGATCTTGTTATTTTAGACCTTACACTCCCAGGTCTTGATGGCCTTGAAGTCTGTAAAGAGATACGAAAACGCCATACTGTGCCTATTATCATCTCTTCTGCGCGTACCGACATTACAGACAAAGTGACTGCTTTGGAAAATGGCGCAGATGACTACCTTCCAAAGCCTTATAATCCAAGAGAACTCCAAGCGCGTATTATGAGCTTGCTTCGACGTCAAAAAGGCGTTGTTGCTACGGAGCAAAGCGTTCAAAAACCTAAAGACTTGATCTTAAATGAAGAACAAATGATCATTTTGCTCCACGGCAAAGAACTTCACTTAACTGCAGCAGAGTACGGCATACTTGGTTATTTGATGAAAAAAGAAGGTGGCGTGGTTTCCAGAGAAGAGCTTATTTATAACATCGAAGCCATCAGTGAAGAAACAACCAATAAAAGCATCGATGTTATCATCGGGCGGATTCGACAAAAATTGGGTGAAAATCCCAAAGAGCCTACCTATATTCACGCAGTCCGTGGAGTAGGATATAAGTTTTTACAATGA
- a CDS encoding heat shock protein transcriptional repressor HspR — protein MHHGYEEPVYLISVVAKVLTIHPQTLRQYEREGLVLPSRTDGKMRLYSQRDIDKIKMIQRLTRDLGVNLAGVDIIMQLKEKIDDFETLVESLRLELSGLTKKSAQTKNPLVKHKNSYEIILFGE, from the coding sequence ATGCATCATGGGTATGAAGAACCAGTCTATTTGATTAGTGTAGTTGCTAAAGTACTTACTATTCATCCTCAAACACTTCGTCAGTATGAAAGAGAAGGGCTAGTGCTACCTTCTCGAACAGATGGCAAGATGCGTCTTTACTCACAACGTGATATTGATAAAATCAAGATGATTCAACGCCTTACCCGCGATCTTGGTGTCAATCTTGCGGGGGTTGACATTATCATGCAACTCAAAGAAAAAATCGATGATTTTGAAACATTGGTTGAGAGTTTGCGATTAGAGCTGAGTGGGCTTACGAAAAAAAGTGCTCAAACTAAAAACCCATTGGTTAAACATAAAAATAGTTACGAAATCATTTTATTTGGGGAATAG
- a CDS encoding DnaJ family protein gives MSKSLYETLDVSADASAEEIKKAYRRLARKYHPDINKDAGAEEKFKEINAAYEILSDEQKRQQYDQYGDNMFGGQNFHDFAHSQGGANLDDILRSIFGGGGGFGGARGGFGGFSGGGFGGGGFGGYSEPDLDVSAKIIIPFNVAILGGKHSLSYNNESFDVKIPAGIKNGEKMRVKDKGKSYQGQKGDLLLSVEVASSPEYTREGDDLIKTIDVPLKTALFGGKIAVDTLYKEITLKVKEDTKNGQKFRVKEYGALNRKTQNKGDLYLVANIVLPPVASLDSALKATMEANLPN, from the coding sequence ATGAGTAAGAGTTTATACGAGACATTAGACGTCTCGGCAGATGCGAGTGCGGAAGAGATCAAAAAAGCGTACCGAAGACTGGCACGTAAATACCATCCTGACATCAACAAAGATGCAGGAGCAGAAGAAAAATTTAAAGAGATCAATGCGGCCTATGAAATCCTCAGCGATGAGCAAAAACGTCAGCAGTACGACCAATACGGCGACAATATGTTTGGTGGTCAAAATTTCCACGATTTTGCCCATTCTCAAGGTGGCGCTAATTTAGATGATATCTTACGCAGTATCTTTGGTGGCGGAGGCGGTTTCGGGGGTGCTCGAGGTGGATTTGGCGGCTTCAGTGGCGGAGGTTTTGGCGGAGGCGGCTTCGGCGGTTACAGTGAGCCTGATTTGGATGTAAGCGCTAAAATTATTATTCCTTTTAATGTTGCTATATTGGGTGGAAAACACTCCCTTTCGTACAATAACGAGAGCTTTGATGTGAAGATTCCCGCAGGCATTAAAAATGGCGAAAAGATGCGTGTTAAAGACAAAGGCAAGTCGTATCAAGGTCAAAAAGGCGATCTTCTTCTCAGTGTAGAAGTTGCATCAAGTCCTGAATACACCAGAGAAGGCGATGATCTTATTAAAACAATAGACGTTCCTTTAAAAACGGCTCTCTTTGGCGGTAAAATCGCTGTCGATACGCTGTATAAAGAGATCACGCTTAAAGTCAAAGAAGATACAAAAAATGGACAAAAATTTAGAGTCAAAGAGTATGGCGCACTGAACCGTAAAACACAAAACAAGGGTGACTTGTACTTAGTAGCCAACATCGTTCTTCCTCCCGTTGCTTCATTGGATAGTGCTTTGAAAGCAACCATGGAAGCTAACTTACCAAACTAA
- a CDS encoding ArsS family sensor histidine kinase, whose translation MTKSSIFYSITFIFSISIVSIFLALLFLLEYDKQTYTDKLNTKYSIIARATLFHLNNFITNEELKKQVQGYKMREISDPEAKEKIIQSAQIIQKIADRIGTSAILRYDNDHYLHIETKYSSLLLKDEDFQPYRYDLIKVIFGVVFAIIIIAYILTIRRLKPLRKLKRQMDRFAKGDLDINCKTDGEDEISQVANSFHNAVEQINKLNHSRQLFLRNIMHELKTPITKGRISAEMLENGKQRDRLIGTFEKLELLINEFASIEQITSGEGLKNVKPYRLVDMLDEAIDLAMISASQIEIDLDDEIILHVDFRLFTTAMKNVIDNGIKYSIDQTIKIVATKEKIAFISQGKPLKYDLEHYLEPFVQEKNSHQSFGLGLYIVYHIVKAHHISFTYEHKEGYNYFNFEKIETLA comes from the coding sequence ATGACAAAATCCTCTATTTTTTACAGTATTACCTTTATTTTTTCCATCAGTATCGTCAGTATCTTTTTGGCACTCCTCTTTTTGTTGGAGTATGACAAACAAACCTACACCGATAAACTCAATACAAAATACTCTATCATCGCGCGTGCAACTCTTTTTCATCTCAACAATTTTATTACCAACGAGGAGCTCAAAAAGCAAGTCCAAGGGTATAAAATGCGTGAAATAAGCGACCCTGAAGCGAAAGAGAAGATTATTCAAAGCGCTCAAATTATCCAAAAAATTGCTGATCGTATCGGTACAAGTGCTATTTTACGTTATGACAATGACCACTACCTCCACATTGAGACCAAATACTCTTCCCTGTTGCTTAAAGATGAAGATTTTCAGCCCTATCGTTATGATCTTATCAAGGTCATTTTTGGTGTTGTTTTTGCCATTATTATTATTGCCTACATCCTTACCATTCGGAGGCTCAAACCTTTACGCAAACTCAAGCGCCAAATGGATCGTTTTGCGAAAGGTGATCTTGATATTAACTGTAAAACAGATGGTGAAGATGAAATATCCCAAGTGGCAAACTCTTTTCACAATGCCGTTGAGCAGATCAATAAGCTTAACCATTCCAGACAGCTTTTCTTACGCAATATTATGCACGAACTCAAAACACCTATCACAAAGGGACGCATTAGTGCTGAGATGCTTGAAAATGGCAAACAACGTGATCGGTTGATTGGTACATTTGAAAAGCTTGAACTTTTGATTAATGAGTTTGCTTCGATTGAGCAGATAACCTCAGGTGAAGGACTTAAAAATGTTAAGCCTTATCGCTTGGTGGATATGCTTGATGAGGCAATTGATCTTGCGATGATCTCAGCATCACAAATAGAGATTGATCTGGATGATGAAATTATTTTACATGTAGACTTTAGACTCTTTACGACCGCTATGAAAAATGTGATTGATAATGGCATCAAATACTCCATCGATCAAACGATTAAGATTGTGGCAACCAAAGAAAAAATTGCATTCATTAGCCAAGGAAAACCCCTCAAATACGATCTTGAACACTACTTAGAGCCTTTTGTTCAGGAAAAAAACTCTCACCAAAGTTTTGGCTTGGGACTTTACATCGTTTATCACATCGTTAAGGCACACCACATTAGCTTTACCTATGAACACAAAGAGGGATACAATTATTTTAATTTTGAGAAAATTGAAACGTTAGCATAG
- a CDS encoding cation:proton antiporter — MDSVLAIILSATAIATLFNILLKRFNIPTIIGYIITGFAIAYMYNLGRNNLSLTHIAEFGVVFLMFTIGLEFSIKHLLRMKKDVFFYGLLQVSLVGGVIALGAEYFFGIEQKSAIIIGYALALSSTAIVLKILNDSGTIHTIYGRKALGILLFQDIAVIPILLMINIFSNQTSSLSSLLLQTLYSAIIILGLMFLIGKYLLNRFLSLVVWADTQEIFIASVLLLVVGASFLAHTLGFSYSLGAFLAGMMMSETQYKHQIEADLVPFRDLLLGLFFITVGMQIDLNLIAQNYGTILLFLALMMAFKTLVVFAILFFSVGGRVALKTGLALCQGGEFSLAILALTSSSHLISTKTSQILIVTVVLSMILTPFILKNMKKIVDSITKEPNNGDFMIHSSGIKDHIVVCGYGKLGQEIVYRLKKMNVNYLVLEHDITLVKLGQSRGEPVYFGNAAEKSILKNAFVEDAKAVIIAINNEKKLILLCEVLKSFDAPIKIVAKASDYDEKKLLKALQVKHIVNEGREAAKALLQVALEENPIE; from the coding sequence GTGGATAGTGTATTAGCGATCATTTTAAGTGCAACGGCTATAGCAACGCTCTTTAACATCTTGTTAAAGCGTTTTAATATACCGACTATCATTGGGTATATCATCACAGGATTTGCCATTGCTTATATGTACAATTTGGGTCGCAACAATCTCTCTCTTACTCACATAGCAGAGTTTGGTGTTGTTTTTTTAATGTTCACGATTGGGCTTGAGTTTTCGATCAAGCATCTTTTGAGGATGAAAAAAGATGTTTTCTTTTACGGCTTATTGCAAGTCTCTTTAGTGGGAGGTGTCATTGCTTTAGGCGCTGAGTATTTTTTTGGGATTGAACAAAAAAGTGCCATCATCATTGGTTACGCATTAGCACTTTCTTCAACAGCCATTGTTTTAAAAATTCTCAATGACAGTGGAACCATTCATACCATTTACGGGCGTAAAGCACTTGGAATTCTTCTTTTTCAAGATATTGCAGTCATTCCAATTTTATTGATGATTAACATCTTTTCAAATCAAACCAGTTCACTTTCATCGTTGTTATTGCAAACGCTGTACAGTGCTATTATCATTTTAGGATTGATGTTTTTGATAGGCAAATACCTTCTGAATCGCTTCTTATCATTAGTGGTTTGGGCTGATACGCAAGAAATTTTCATTGCTTCGGTGTTATTACTCGTGGTTGGAGCTTCATTCTTAGCGCATACTTTAGGCTTTTCTTACTCTTTGGGTGCTTTTTTAGCGGGTATGATGATGTCTGAAACGCAGTATAAGCATCAGATTGAAGCCGATCTTGTGCCCTTTCGTGACCTTTTATTGGGACTCTTTTTTATCACCGTTGGTATGCAGATCGATCTTAATTTAATCGCGCAAAATTATGGCACCATTTTACTCTTTTTAGCATTGATGATGGCATTTAAAACACTGGTTGTATTTGCAATTTTATTTTTCTCCGTGGGCGGTAGAGTGGCGCTTAAGACGGGGTTGGCGCTCTGCCAAGGCGGTGAATTTTCACTGGCTATTTTAGCGTTAACAAGTTCATCGCATCTGATAAGTACTAAAACGTCACAAATTCTGATTGTTACGGTTGTTTTATCCATGATCTTGACACCTTTTATTTTAAAAAATATGAAAAAAATTGTTGATTCTATTACTAAAGAGCCAAATAACGGTGACTTTATGATCCATTCATCGGGAATTAAAGATCATATTGTTGTGTGTGGTTACGGAAAGCTTGGGCAAGAGATTGTTTATCGCCTTAAAAAGATGAATGTTAACTATTTGGTATTAGAGCATGACATTACACTGGTAAAATTGGGACAAAGTAGGGGCGAGCCTGTTTATTTTGGAAATGCTGCTGAGAAGAGCATCCTTAAAAATGCTTTTGTGGAAGATGCAAAAGCGGTTATTATCGCGATCAATAATGAGAAAAAATTAATTCTTCTGTGCGAAGTGTTAAAATCATTTGATGCACCCATTAAAATTGTAGCAAAAGCCAGTGATTATGATGAGAAAAAACTGCTTAAAGCGTTACAAGTCAAGCACATTGTCAATGAAGGACGAGAAGCGGCAAAAGCGCTTCTGCAGGTGGCATTAGAAGAGAATCCTATTGAGTGA
- a CDS encoding ABC transporter permease, which translates to MQNNLSLYLVKKYLRFDKSQPFITVISLLAFFGVAIGLTVLMVAMAIMNGFDKEFEKKLFTMNYPLSIYSRSFSPVNQEQLNTLKEQFPKLQFSPYISTQVIIKKGNRLEGGMLFGVNFEQEAKINAIVAEAIKGKTLDKYDLITGSEIAKTHLFAPDEKATLIFTKNDPGGMSLIPKMKRFNYQGSFRSGLMAYDKAYMYTTLDSLAQVMQYEEGHFDGIHIYSDDPFGDIEKIRKVLPDDLGIVGWWQMNGNFFAALALEKRALFIVLMLIILIASLNIISSLLMTVMNRRKEIALLLSLGAYKKEIKNTFFYLGLVIGGGGMLFGILLGGLTLFVLGSFDIISLPADVYGTARLPLDLSMLDFVLIVVGTSVIVALSSYYPAYKATQINVLDTLRNE; encoded by the coding sequence GTGCAGAACAATCTTAGTCTCTATCTTGTCAAAAAGTATTTACGTTTTGACAAGTCTCAGCCCTTTATTACGGTTATTTCACTTCTAGCATTTTTTGGTGTTGCCATTGGTTTGACAGTCTTAATGGTTGCTATGGCGATTATGAATGGGTTTGATAAAGAGTTTGAAAAAAAACTCTTTACGATGAATTACCCACTTTCTATTTATTCACGTAGTTTTTCTCCTGTGAATCAAGAGCAACTCAATACGCTCAAAGAGCAGTTTCCCAAGCTTCAATTCAGCCCTTATATCTCAACACAAGTCATTATTAAAAAAGGAAACCGTTTAGAAGGCGGTATGCTTTTTGGTGTCAATTTTGAGCAAGAAGCGAAGATAAATGCTATTGTTGCAGAAGCTATTAAAGGTAAAACGCTTGATAAGTACGATCTGATTACGGGTAGTGAGATCGCAAAAACGCATCTTTTTGCACCCGATGAGAAAGCAACACTTATTTTTACTAAAAATGACCCTGGTGGTATGAGTCTGATTCCCAAGATGAAACGTTTTAACTATCAAGGCTCATTTCGTTCAGGATTGATGGCGTATGATAAAGCTTATATGTATACCACACTTGATTCTCTCGCACAAGTAATGCAGTATGAGGAGGGGCATTTTGATGGAATTCATATTTATTCGGATGACCCCTTTGGTGATATCGAAAAGATCCGTAAAGTGCTTCCTGATGATTTAGGTATCGTTGGTTGGTGGCAGATGAACGGTAATTTTTTTGCAGCACTTGCACTTGAAAAACGTGCACTTTTTATTGTTTTAATGCTGATTATTTTGATAGCGTCCTTAAACATCATCAGTTCACTTTTAATGACGGTGATGAACAGACGCAAAGAGATTGCTTTGTTACTCTCGCTTGGAGCTTATAAGAAAGAGATTAAAAATACATTCTTTTATCTTGGTCTTGTGATTGGTGGAGGGGGAATGCTCTTTGGTATTCTTTTAGGCGGTTTAACTCTTTTTGTGTTGGGTTCTTTTGACATTATCTCACTTCCTGCTGATGTTTATGGAACAGCACGTTTGCCGCTTGACCTTTCTATGCTTGATTTTGTTTTAATTGTGGTAGGAACGAGTGTTATCGTGGCGCTCTCTTCGTACTATCCTGCATACAAAGCAACGCAAATCAACGTTTTAGATACGCTAAGAAACGAATAA
- a CDS encoding Do family serine endopeptidase — protein MNKIIFISIMASISLSAATIEIAQMPKDSQRIEATAPNVILSYNNAIKDAKKSVVNIATTKKSKQNDQLNELMQNPFFKEFFGNKMPELKQQERKSHSLGSGVIISSNGYIVTNNHVVEGADEIVVTLPDDEKEYKAKIIGQDSKTDLAVVKIEAKDLHVTKFGDSSNLQEGDVVFAIGNPFGVGETITHGIISALNKNNVGLNQYENFIQTDASINPGNSGGALVDSRGALIGINSAILSKSGGNNGIGFAIPSNMVQKIATSLVEAGKIDRGFMGVSIADLTNDLKELYENKQGALILMIEKNSPAEKGGLQVSDLILEIDGVKIKNANELKNTVAAIAPDKTIAITYERDKKVKTTKVKLAKMAGDEVVVSDEKSTVTPIEGLSLLEINDKTRAQYQIPKEIEGVLILDVTDNSKAEKMGFKEGDVIIQVEQIRISSLKDLNNALKEYKNSKKRVIINRQNYRAILVMP, from the coding sequence ATGAACAAGATTATTTTTATATCCATTATGGCATCTATTTCGCTTAGTGCAGCGACGATAGAGATCGCCCAAATGCCTAAAGATTCCCAGCGCATCGAAGCTACAGCCCCAAATGTTATTCTCTCCTATAATAATGCTATTAAAGATGCCAAAAAAAGTGTTGTCAACATTGCAACAACGAAAAAAAGTAAGCAAAATGACCAACTTAATGAACTTATGCAAAATCCGTTCTTTAAAGAATTTTTTGGCAATAAAATGCCTGAACTTAAACAACAAGAACGTAAATCTCACTCTCTAGGATCAGGAGTTATTATCTCTTCCAACGGATACATCGTCACTAACAATCACGTTGTTGAAGGTGCTGATGAGATCGTGGTTACCCTTCCAGATGATGAAAAAGAGTATAAAGCAAAGATTATCGGACAAGATTCTAAGACCGACCTAGCCGTCGTCAAAATCGAAGCAAAAGATTTACATGTAACCAAATTCGGCGATTCTTCAAACCTGCAAGAAGGCGATGTTGTCTTTGCCATCGGTAACCCCTTTGGTGTTGGGGAGACCATCACACACGGTATTATTTCCGCACTCAATAAAAACAATGTGGGGCTCAATCAGTATGAAAATTTCATCCAAACCGATGCTTCTATTAATCCAGGAAACTCTGGTGGTGCACTCGTTGATAGCCGTGGAGCACTGATTGGTATCAACAGTGCCATTCTCTCGAAAAGTGGAGGTAATAATGGCATAGGCTTTGCCATTCCCTCTAATATGGTGCAAAAAATCGCAACCTCACTTGTTGAGGCAGGTAAAATTGACCGAGGATTCATGGGTGTTTCTATCGCCGATCTTACGAATGATCTCAAAGAGCTTTATGAAAATAAACAAGGTGCGCTTATCTTAATGATTGAAAAGAATTCTCCAGCAGAAAAAGGGGGACTTCAAGTCTCAGATTTAATTCTTGAAATAGATGGCGTTAAAATCAAAAACGCAAACGAACTTAAAAATACCGTAGCAGCCATTGCACCAGATAAAACTATTGCCATTACGTATGAACGTGATAAAAAAGTAAAAACAACCAAAGTCAAACTGGCCAAAATGGCGGGGGATGAGGTGGTTGTAAGCGATGAAAAATCAACGGTAACACCTATTGAAGGACTTTCGCTTTTAGAAATTAACGATAAAACCAGAGCGCAATATCAAATTCCAAAAGAGATTGAAGGTGTGCTTATTTTAGACGTTACCGACAATTCTAAGGCAGAGAAAATGGGCTTTAAAGAAGGCGATGTTATCATTCAAGTGGAGCAAATACGCATTTCTTCCCTTAAAGATTTAAATAACGCACTTAAAGAGTACAAAAACAGTAAAAAACGCGTCATCATCAACCGTCAAAACTACCGCGCTATCCTTGTTATGCCCTAA